The following coding sequences lie in one Canis lupus familiaris isolate Mischka breed German Shepherd chromosome 34, alternate assembly UU_Cfam_GSD_1.0, whole genome shotgun sequence genomic window:
- the TMEM41A gene encoding transmembrane protein 41A, translated as MRPLLGLLLVFVGCTFALYLLSTRLPRGRTLGSGEEPGGRSLWFPSDLAELRELSEILREYRKEHQAYVLLLFCSAYLYKQGFAIPGSSFLNILAGALFGPWLGLLLCCVLTSVGATCCYLLSSIFGKQLVVSYFPDKVSLLQRKVEENRNSLFFFLLFLRLFPMTPNWFLNLSAPILNIPIVQFFFSVLLGLIPYNFICVQTGSILSTLTSLDALFSWETVFKLLAIALVALVPGTLIKKFSQKDLHLNEISNTNHLNSRKDT; from the exons ATGCGCCCCCTGCTCGGCCTCCTGCTGGTCTTCGTCGGCTGCACGTTCGCGCTGTACTTGCTGTCGACGCGACTGCCCCGCGGGCGGACGCTGGGCTCGGGCGAGGAGCCGGGCGGCAG GTCACTGTGGTTCCCCTCAGACCTGGCCGAGCTGCGGGAGCTCTCCGAGATCCTTCGAGAGTACCGGAAGGAGCACCAGGCCTATGTGCTCCTGCTGTTCTGCAGCGCCTACCTCTACAAACAGGGCTTTGCCATCCCTGGCTCCAGCTTCCTG AACATTTTAGCTGGTGCTTTGTTTGGACCATGGCTGGGGCTCTTGCTGTGCTGCGTGTTGACGTCAGTGGGCGCCACGTGCTGCTACCTGCTTTCCAGTATTTTTGGCAAACAGCTGGTGGTCTCCTACTTCCCTGACAAAGTGTCCCTGCTGCAGAGGAAG GtggaggaaaacagaaacagcttgttttttttcttactgtttttgagACTTTTCCCCATGACACCAAACTGGTTCTTGAACCTCTCGGCTCCGATTCTGAACATCCCGATTGTGCAGTTCTTCTTCTCTGTTCTGCTCG gTCTGATCCCGTACAATTTTATCTGTGTGCAGACAGGCTCCATCCTGTCAACTCTGACCTCTCTGGATGCTCTTTTCTCCTGGGAAACGGTCTTCAAGCTTTTGGCCATTGCCTTGGTGGCCTTAGTTCCTGGAACCCTCATTAAAAAATTTAGTCAGAAGGACCTGCATTTGAATGAAATAAGCAACACTAATCATCTAAATAGTAGAAAGGACACATGA